In one window of Temnothorax longispinosus isolate EJ_2023e chromosome 9, Tlon_JGU_v1, whole genome shotgun sequence DNA:
- the Lrr47 gene encoding leucine-rich repeat protein 1 encodes MKFHCTVEIHDRTLSVCSQRRSQSILAFTKKSDRNNEVYLYLQTRQKKQGTRYQIVNNVEQVFTKFIADGKVTIRLTRPCHDLIIQSTSIHVKSFIHVLNLIRNAQFQHHDMVVKDIVKSVTLTPNVFFNSSEFCLVKTKVVVNKKSEYPTLQGFPRTTEQLILRGLDRKSFDRQILRLQSLNVLDLSDNKISYLPREVGTLPHLQQLVLSRNTLGKSPGSKWAWLEQTAIKHTLQFLDISDNSLTELPIQIRNLNALAHLKVSQNELAYLPHNIGALRNLKVLDVARNRLSYLPATITHLRLQFLDVTENPFTHDTKTYVHGTESTTSIRMPSLVDVSAKSILKSRITYDASTIPYTLVEYLDEAKCCYLCRTACFACYIRKLVRLPLLLVEIKTSVGTALKFESYFCSLPCASTYPV; translated from the exons ATGAAATTTCACTGCACGGTCGAGATCCATGACAGAACGTTGTCCGTCTGCTCGCAGAGACGATCGCAGTCGATCTTGGCGTTCACGAAGAAATCAGACAGGAACAACGAAGTGTACCTGTATCTGCAAACGCGACAGAAAAAGCAGGGCACGAGGTATCAG aTTGTCAACAACGTAGAACAGGTGTTTACCAAGTTTATCGCTGATGGCAAAGTTACGATAAGACTAACGCGACCGTGTCACGATCTGATCATTCAGAGTACGTCGATTCACGTAAAGAGCTTCATTCATGTACTGAATCTTATAAGAAACGCACAGTTTCAACATCACGACATGGTTGTAAAGGACATTGTAAAGAGTGTAACTCTTACGCCTAACGTGTTTTTCAACTCGAGTGAATTCTGCCTGGTAAAAACGAAAGTTGTGgtgaataaaaaatctgagTATCCGACTTTGCAAGGTTTCCCAAGAACGACGGAGCAGCTAATTTTAAGAGGCCTGGACAGAAAGTCGTTTGATCGGCAAATTTTGCGTCTGCAAAGTCTAAACGTTCTAGATCTATCGGACAATAAGATCTCCTATCTGCCGAGGGAGGTAGGCACCTTACCTCACCTTCAACAGCTTGTACTATCGCGGAATACGCTTGGAAAGTCGCCTGGATCCAAGTGGGCATGGCTAGAACAAACTGCCATTAAGCACACGTTACAATTCTTAGATATAAGTGACAATTCG cTGACTGAGTTGCCGATACAAATCAGAAACCTAAATGCCTTGGCACATTTGAAGGTTAGCCAAAACGAGTTGGCGTATCTACCACATAATATCGGAGCTCTGCGAAATCTGAAAGTTTTGGACGTGGCGAGAAACCGTTTGTCGTATTTACCAGCTACCATCACGCATCTACGACTACAGTTTTTAGATGTTACCGAAAATCCATTTACCCATGACACTAAAACGTACGTTCATGGTACGGAGAGTACAACGAGCATAAGAATGCCAAGCCTTGTTGACGTGTCAGCGAAAAGTATCCTGAAATCTAG GATAACATACGATGCAAGTACAATACCGTATACATTAGTCGAATATTTAGATGAAGCGAAATGCTGCTACTTATGCAGAACTGCCTGCTTTGCGTGTTATATAAGGAAGCTCGTACGTCTACCTCTGCTACTTGTTGAGATAAAAACGTCGGTGGGTACagctttaaaatttgaatctTATTTCTGCTCGTTACCTTGCGCTAGTACGTACCCTGTGTAA
- the Dnmt1a gene encoding DNA methyltransferase 1a, with product MVRGGHRAVKRKVATRRSRDEPRESEPGCSRNKMLRSNGKNNKDVDGVREEADVDSKRTSDPAVKRRTSETNKGTRVLDLGEMNTETDETPRRSLEFDKENHAPETNQEERTENPEKRIKTGTNEKMSKLKSQDKKTSVAIERCLYCKQMLNTLTLYQGHPNGAVEEQIALTDPKLCLFIGDESFIDESDERPQNKLTHFSVYDLNGHLCSFDTGLIEKNILLYFSGYMKAIYEENSSPEGGIPTKDMGPINEWYVTGFDGGELALVGFSTAFAEYILMEPSEAYAPYMDAVKEKLYMSKVVVEFLLDDVTSTYEDLLNKLQTVVPPKETMKFTEDSLLRHAQFICDQVFSLDTCAGSDDTLLITAPCMRSLMNLSGVTFGKKSAVRPMRRKPKVKTPVWSMATTTKLVSNMFENIFAGQLAKHTTNKSLIKRRRCGVCDNCQQPECGICHACKDMPKFGGKGIQRQACIRRRCPNLAIQEAEDSDPESEEQYDDLTEDKTVHDQERNLNKNEDFKELLIKKDIIWEKKDKRVDGDKTYYKSVIVGNEKIEINEHVLLEPRDPTIPIQVCKIVFMWENAFGEKRFHANRLYRGTDTILGETSDPIELFLSEQCCEASFTSVRSKATVINKKMPENWFELGNVDIDNDIKDTDGKTFFYQMKYDPESARFENPPPDPECPGKISHRFCPSCIRLAISTQRDIPKVYNRIEEKSSREVIYDVVKYKGEEYKVGSAVFLYPQAFEFKHKRKYQQSKNSKIKLDQVDEDMYPEFYRKKLDKGILSNRDTPEPFHIGYINTIYATTTDILVAPSDIFIKINKMYRPENTHRDLALMEQSDINMVYWSNEMCTVNFSVVAGKCYLTYFKNMSESIEEWSTSGPNRFYFTEAYNPAEKTFDEPPYDIINTSKFGKGKGKGKSIAKKVEKTEKKQVFETPVDYPTISRKLRMLDMFAGCGGLSEGMHQAGVAESLWAVEKDNAAANAFRLNNPKATVFTEDSNKLLQKVMNGENVDDNGQKLPQKGDVELLCGGPPCQGFSGMNRFNFRQYSLFKNSLIVTSLAYCDYYRPKFFLMENVRNFVSFKKSMVLKLTLRCLVRMGYQCTFGILQAGSYGIPQTRRRMILIAAAPGEILPRYPEPTHVFNKQCCSSNVLVDNKKFTLAWKKSAPYRTITVKDALYDLPAIKSGSSVEEMSYGGEPLTHFQRKMRGKPYRSILIDHICKEMSPLVEARMSLIPTTIGADWRDLPNIVMRLSDGNFTKKLEYAYHDPRVGRSSTNALRGVCSCCTGQPCDPTDRQYNTLIPWCLPHTSNRQNNWTGLYGRIDWNGIFGTTITNPEPMGKQGRVLHPVQNRVVSVRECARSQGFTDSYRFFGTIADKHRQVGNAVPPPLGAAIGHEIRKCIRDTTLNTEPKPMNGYSVEPTTSKSLDNSLNESLDKSYDENFNKNDKDVPDAPIAYDNANNNLNNNKNTVDL from the exons ATGGTTCGCGGTGGGCATCGCGCGGTTAAGCGTAAGGTCGCTACCCGGCGATCGAGAGATGAACCACGGG AAAGCGAACCAGGTTGCAGCAGAAAtaaaatgcttcgaagcaacGGGAAAAACAATAAAGACGTAGATGGAGTACGTGAAGAAGCTGATGTAGATTCCAAACGTACGTCAGACCCCGCGGTAAAAAGAAGGACGAGTGAAACGAATAAGGGGACGCGGGTGCTCGATCTTGGTGAAATGAACACCGAAACGGATGAAACCCCGAGACGTTCCCTGGAATTTGATAAGGAAAATCACGCGCCGGAAACAAATCAAGAGGAACGGACAGAAAATCCggaaaagagaataaagacAGGAACGAATGAAAAGATgtctaaattaaaatctcaagATAAAAAGACATCTGTTGCGATAGAGCGATGCCTGTACTGTAAACAGATGTTGAATACGTTAACATTGTATCAAGGGCATCCAAATGGTGCGGTCGAAGAACAGATAGCTTTAACAGATCCTAAGCTGTGCTTATTTATTGGAGATGAATCTTTTATAGACGAAAGCGATGAGAGAccgcaaaataaattaactcaTTTTAG tgtttATGATTTGAATGGGCACCTGTGTTCTTTCGACACAGGACTCATAGAGAAAAACatactgttatatttttctggaTATATGAAAGCTATTTATGAGGAAAATTCTTCGCCCGAGGGAGGTATACCGACAAAAGATATGGGGCCAATTAATGAATGGTATGTCACTGGATTTGACGGAGGAGAATTGGCATTAGTAGGTTTTAGTACTGCATTCGCGGAATATATTTTGATGGAGCCGTCGGAAGCTTATGCACCGTACATGGATGCtgttaaagagaaattatatatgagcAAAGTAGTCGTAGAATTTTTGCTAGATGACGTTACGTCAACCTACGAAGACTTATTGAATAAGCTTCAA ACAGTAGTACCGCCTAAGGAAACCATGAAGTTTACAGAAGATTCGTTGTTACGTCATGCACAATTTATTTGCGATCAAGTTTTTTCATTAGATACGTGTGCTGGCTCTGACGATACTCTTCTCATTACGGCTCCATGTATGCGATCTCTCATGAATCTCTCTGGCGTCACGTTCGGTAAGAAATCGGCCGTTCGTCCAATGAGACGTAAGCCGAAAGTTAAAACGCCTGTCTGGTCAATGGCTACTACGACAAAATTAGTTAGCAAtatgtttgaaaatatttttgctggTCAACTTGCTAAGCATACCACTAATAAG TCACTAATAAAAAGGAGGCGATGCGGTGTTTGCGACAACTGTCAGCAACCCGAATGTGGTATTTGTCATGCTTGTAAAGATATGCCGAAATTTGGAGGCAAAGGAATTCAAAGGCAAGCATGCATTAGAAGAAGATGTCCAAATTTGGCAATTCAG gaAGCAGAAGATTCTGATCCAGAGAGTGAAGAGCAATATGATGATCTAACAGAAGATAAAACAGTACACGATCAAGAAagaaatcttaataaaaatgaagattttaaagaacttttaattaagaaagatataatatgGGAGAAGAAAGACAAACGTGTCGATGGGGATAAAACGTACTATAAATCAGTAATAGTTGGGaacgaaaaaatcgaaataaacgAACATGTCTTGTTGGAGCCTAGAGATCCCACAATTCCTATACAAGTTTGCAAAATTGTGTTTATGTGGGAGAACGCGTTTGGAGAAAAACGATTTCACGCAAACCGTCTTTATAGAGGCACCGATACCATACTTGGTGAAACTTCGGATCCTATAGAATTATTCCTAAGTGAACAATGTTGCGAGGCATCGTTTACGTCTGTTAGATCAAAGGCAACGGTTATCAATAAAAAGATGCCTGAGAATTGGTTTGAATTAG gtAATGTGGATATagataatgatataaaagatACAGATGGTAAGACATTCTTTTATCAAATGAAATATGATCCTGAAAGTGCTCGATTTGAGAATCCACCACCGGATCCGGAATGTCCAGGAAAAATTAGTCATCGATTCTGTCCCTCTTGCATTCGGTTGGCGATATCAACGCAACGTGATATACCCAAG GTCTATAATCGAATAGAAGAGAAAAGCAGTAGGGAAGTGATTTACGACGTAGTAAAATACAAAGGTGAAGAATATAAAGTCGGTAGTGCGGTATTCTTATATCCACAGGCTTTTGAATTTAAGCATAAACGAAAATACCAACAAtctaaaaattcaaagatCAAATTAGACCAAGTAGATGAAGATATGTACCCGGagttttacagaaaaaaactTGACAAAGGAATACTTTCAAATCGTGATACACCCGAACCTTTTCATATTggttatattaatacaatatatgctACGACAACTGACATATTAGTGGCACCTTcagacatttttattaaaataaataaaatgtacagaCCGGAGAATACTCACCGAGATTTAGCACTAATGGAGCAATCGGACATTAATATGGTCTATTGGAGCAACGAGA TGTGCACCGTCAATTTTTCTGTGGTTGCCGGTAAATGCTACCTGACATACTTTAAAAACATGAGTGAATCCATTGAAGAATGGTCTACGAGCGGTCcaaacagattttattttactgaaGCATACAATCCTGCAGAAAAAACATTCGATGAACCGCCTTATGACATTATTAATACGAGTAAATTTGGAAAAGGAAAGGGAAAGGGTAAATCTATAGCAAAGAAAGTGgaaaaaactgaaaagaaGCAGGTTTTTGAAACACCCGTGGACTATCCTACTATATCAAGAAAATTGAGAATGTTGGACATGTTTGCCGGTTGTGGAG GATTATCTGAAGGAATGCATCAAGCGGGTGTAGCTGAAAGTCTGTGGGCGGTTGAAAAAGATAACGCTGCGGCAAATGCGTTTCGCTTGAACAATCCGAAGGCTACTGTGTTTACAGAGGATTCCAACAAGCTGTTACAAAAAGTGATGAAT GGTGAAAATGTAGATGATAATGGCCAAAAACTTCCTCAGAAAGGAGATGTTGAACTTTTGTGTGGTGGACCACCGTGTCAGGGTTTCAGCGGCATGAATCGCTTCAATTTTCGGCAATactcattatttaaaaattctcttaTTGTTACGAGTTTAGCTTACTGCGATTATTATAGACCGAAATTCTTCCTGATGGAAAACGTGCGAAATTTTGTAtcctttaaaaaaagtatggtGCTGAAATTAACTTTAAGATGTCTCGTTCGTATGGGTTATCAGTGTACATTTGGTATCCTCCAAGCTGGAAGTTATGGGATACCACAAACGAGAAGAAG GATGATACTCATAGCCGCTGCACCTGGAGAGATACTTCCAAGGTATCCAGAGCCTACGCATGTGTTCAATAAACAATGTTGTTCGTCGAATGTACTAGTGGATAATAAAAAG tTTACTTTGGCTTGGAAAAAGTCTGCTCCATATAGAACAATCACTGTAAAAGATGCTCTGTATGATTTACCGGCAATTAAATCTGGTTCGAGCGTAGAGGAAATGTCTTATGGTGGCGAACCGTTAACACATTTTCAGAGAAAG ATGAGGGGTAAACCGTATCGATCGATATTGATAGATCATATATGCAAAGAAATGAGTCCGCTTGTAGAGGCGCGAATGAGCCTCATTCCAACTACAATCGGTGCCGATTGGCGTGATCTACCGAACATCGTGATGCGATTGAGTGACGGTAACTTTACCAAGAAATT agAATATGCGTACCATGATCCGAGAGTTGGAAGGAGCTCTACGAATGCACTTCGCGGAGTATGTAGTTGTTGTACTGGTCAACCATGTGATCCTACTGATAGGCAATATAATACTTTGATTCCATGGTGTTTGCCACATACCTCGAACCGACAAAACAATTGGACAGGTTTATACGGTAGAATTGACTGGAACGGAATTTTCGGTACAACCATCACTAATCCGGAACCGATGGGTAAACAG GGTCGTGTGTTGCACCCAGTGCAAAATCGAGTTGTAAGCGTGAGGGAATGTGCGAGATCTCAAGGTTTTACTGATTCATATCGTTTTTTCGGTACAATAGCTGATAAGCATCGACAGGTTGGTAACGCGGTACCACCACCATTGGGCGCTGCTATTGGGCACGAGATAAGAAAATGTATCCGTGACACGACGTTAAACACAGAACCCAAACCTATGAATGGCTATAGTGTTGAACCAACAACGAGTAAAAGTCTCGACAATAGCCTCAACGAAAGTCTTGACAAAAGTTACgacgaaaattttaataagaatgaCAAAGATGTGCCTGATGCCCCAATAGCTTACGACAATGCCAACAACAATCTTAACAATAACAAGAATACGGTCGATCTATGA
- the LOC139818802 gene encoding nose resistant to fluoxetine protein 6-like isoform X2: MSTVPLPISKLHLLNNTLYRDPQKEIPPFKTNYFAAHFKHNSTLQYHINLPNEDVITLGLCLPASCSENDISFILERVFRDRILIISDLYSADFKMIQVKNLKDDYKWLISGATPIICIVLVLSIFMVIIGTVYDVFVNQKYSNKKNKIDTDGKNTIQEMEMEATPLRSSRIGKVLLCFSAYTNTKIIFNTKLHADALPIIHGLKFLSMCWLLAGHAPMYMADYTDNKVWAWKFSDGFTNQILMNSHLGVDTFFFLSGLLVAYFYIKDKMNKDRIQPLTYQAKINEFFLLVLRRFIRLTPAYMMVLAISHVSFTWFDKTSPFYVYERPHETCSKYWWRNLLYINNLFGLKTMCMSWSWYLSADMQFFIIAVALLILSTMYFYIAIAILSALLIGSIFLTGYLSYIYEYIPTLDEQYRLMDVLYFPPWVRASPYIVGMIAGYILTQLNGKLRLKTRTVILCWCFGSACNIIVVFGTYKRQIPILPAAIYAALHKGIWATGIAWVTIACLTQHGGIIYRILSFKGWAPLSRLSYCAYLINPLVVHSIRLLSETSVHFELVPLGIVLMGYLTITYTCSYVLSLVVETPFNLLVRQTMQARSKRKYKWRNSEKL, translated from the exons ATGAGTACTGTTCCTCTACCGATTTCAAAGctgcatttattaaacaacACGCTGTATCGTGATCCACAAAAGGAGATTCCGCCTTTCAAAACAAATTACTTTGCTGCCCATTTTAAACACAATAGTACTCTTCAGTACCACATAAATCTACCTAATGAA gatGTCATCACACTCGGACTTTGTTTACCAGCCTCATGCTCTGAAAatgatataagttttattttggaaagagtATTCCGTGATAGAATTCTTATAATTAGTGATCTTTATTCCGCGGACTTTAAGATGATCCaggttaaaaatctaaaagatGATTATAAATGGCTCATTAGTGGTGCTACACCAATCATTTG CATTGTTTTAGTGCTTTCTATCTTCATGGTTATAATCGGGACGGTGTACGATGTATTCGTGAAtcagaaatattcaaataaaaagaataaaattgacaCTG ATGGAAAGAACACAATTCAAGAAATGGAAATGGAAGCAACTCCGTTACGGTCAAGTAGAATTGGAAAAGTACTATTATGCTTTTCCGCCTACacgaatacaaaaataatatttaatacaaagttGCACGCCGACGCACTGCCTATTATTCACggcttaaaatttttaagtatgtgTTGGCTACTCGCAGGCCATGCCCCAATGTACATGGCAGACTACACGG ACAATAAAGTGTGGGCCTGGAAGTTCAGCGATGGCTTCactaatcaaatattaatgaattCACATTTAGGAGTcgatacctttttttttttaagcggACTTTTGGTGgcctatttttatattaaggaTAAAATGAACAAAGATCGGATACAACCACTTACTTATCAGGCAAAGATAAATGAATTCTTCCTCCTTGTGCTGAGAAGATTTATCCG GCTGACGCCAGCTTATATGATGGTATTGGCAATATCGCACGTAAGTTTTACTTGGTTCGACAAGACCTCCCCATTTTACGTATACGAGAGACCACACGAAACCTGCTCAAAGTACTGGTGGAGGAACCttctatacataaataatctATTCGGTCTTAAAACAATG tGTATGAGTTGGAGCTGGTATTTATCTGCAGATATGCAATTCTTCATTATTGCTGTAGCGCTATTAATTTTGTCGACAAT gTACTTTTACATAGCAATAGCTATATTGAGTGCACTTTTAATAGGCTCAATTTTCCTTACCGGATATCTTTCATACATTTACGAATATATTCCGAC GTTGGACGAACAATACAGGCTTATGGATGTCTTATACTTTCCACCGTGGGTCAGAGCAAGTCCATATATCGTTGGAATGATTGCCGGTTACATTTTAACGCAACTAAACGGAAAGTTGCGTTTGAAGACG AGAACTGTAATTTTATGCTGGTGCTTTGGTAGTGCCTGCAACATTATTGTGGTATTCGGCACGTACAAGCGACAAATACCCATTTTACCTGCTGCTATTTATGCCGCATTGCACAAAGGCATTTGGGCCACAGGTATAGCATGGGTTACAATAGCGTGCCTTACTCAACACGGTG GCATCATTTATCGTATCTTATCATTTAAAGGATGGGCTCCTCTTAGCAGACTGTCGTATTGCGCTTATCTTATAAATCCTCTTGTTGTACATTCGATTCGCCTACTGAGTGAAACGTCTGTTCATTTTGAACTTGTTCCCTTG GGTATCGTGTTGATGGGATATCTTACAATTACTTATACATGTTCCTACGTATTGTCCTTGGTAGTAGAAACACCGTTCAACTTACTAGTACGACAAACCATGCAAGCTCGCAGTAAAAGAAAGTATAAGTGGCGTAACAGCgagaaattgtaa
- the LOC139818802 gene encoding nose resistant to fluoxetine protein 6-like isoform X1, translated as MSRRQLAFILCACINFSTLLCAPPAQQSHRLNNDSSNNNDIINRMLPAYAVASRASGLLNSSLCEKELLDFREAVDQRILWSLKMLDSSGDVQSSFFYGNNYWLGSRSQCIDVMSTVPLPISKLHLLNNTLYRDPQKEIPPFKTNYFAAHFKHNSTLQYHINLPNEDVITLGLCLPASCSENDISFILERVFRDRILIISDLYSADFKMIQVKNLKDDYKWLISGATPIICIVLVLSIFMVIIGTVYDVFVNQKYSNKKNKIDTDGKNTIQEMEMEATPLRSSRIGKVLLCFSAYTNTKIIFNTKLHADALPIIHGLKFLSMCWLLAGHAPMYMADYTDNKVWAWKFSDGFTNQILMNSHLGVDTFFFLSGLLVAYFYIKDKMNKDRIQPLTYQAKINEFFLLVLRRFIRLTPAYMMVLAISHVSFTWFDKTSPFYVYERPHETCSKYWWRNLLYINNLFGLKTMCMSWSWYLSADMQFFIIAVALLILSTMYFYIAIAILSALLIGSIFLTGYLSYIYEYIPTLDEQYRLMDVLYFPPWVRASPYIVGMIAGYILTQLNGKLRLKTRTVILCWCFGSACNIIVVFGTYKRQIPILPAAIYAALHKGIWATGIAWVTIACLTQHGGIIYRILSFKGWAPLSRLSYCAYLINPLVVHSIRLLSETSVHFELVPLGIVLMGYLTITYTCSYVLSLVVETPFNLLVRQTMQARSKRKYKWRNSEKL; from the exons ATGTCGCGACGGCAACTTGCGTTTATTTTGTGCGCTTGCATAAACTTTTCCACGTTACTCTGTGCACCCCCCGCACAACAAAGTCATAGATTGAATAATgacagcagcaacaacaatgACATTATTAACCGTATGCTGCCCGCTTATGCTGTTGCTTCGCGAGCTTCCGGTCTTTTAAATTCGTCGTTATGCGAAAAGGAATTGTTGGATTTCCGAGAGGCTGTTGATCAACGAATACTCTGGAGCCTgaaaa tgcTGGATTCTAGCGGCGACGTTcaatcaagttttttttatggaaataattattggcTGGGCAGTCGTAGCCAGTGCATCGATGTGATGAGTACTGTTCCTCTACCGATTTCAAAGctgcatttattaaacaacACGCTGTATCGTGATCCACAAAAGGAGATTCCGCCTTTCAAAACAAATTACTTTGCTGCCCATTTTAAACACAATAGTACTCTTCAGTACCACATAAATCTACCTAATGAA gatGTCATCACACTCGGACTTTGTTTACCAGCCTCATGCTCTGAAAatgatataagttttattttggaaagagtATTCCGTGATAGAATTCTTATAATTAGTGATCTTTATTCCGCGGACTTTAAGATGATCCaggttaaaaatctaaaagatGATTATAAATGGCTCATTAGTGGTGCTACACCAATCATTTG CATTGTTTTAGTGCTTTCTATCTTCATGGTTATAATCGGGACGGTGTACGATGTATTCGTGAAtcagaaatattcaaataaaaagaataaaattgacaCTG ATGGAAAGAACACAATTCAAGAAATGGAAATGGAAGCAACTCCGTTACGGTCAAGTAGAATTGGAAAAGTACTATTATGCTTTTCCGCCTACacgaatacaaaaataatatttaatacaaagttGCACGCCGACGCACTGCCTATTATTCACggcttaaaatttttaagtatgtgTTGGCTACTCGCAGGCCATGCCCCAATGTACATGGCAGACTACACGG ACAATAAAGTGTGGGCCTGGAAGTTCAGCGATGGCTTCactaatcaaatattaatgaattCACATTTAGGAGTcgatacctttttttttttaagcggACTTTTGGTGgcctatttttatattaaggaTAAAATGAACAAAGATCGGATACAACCACTTACTTATCAGGCAAAGATAAATGAATTCTTCCTCCTTGTGCTGAGAAGATTTATCCG GCTGACGCCAGCTTATATGATGGTATTGGCAATATCGCACGTAAGTTTTACTTGGTTCGACAAGACCTCCCCATTTTACGTATACGAGAGACCACACGAAACCTGCTCAAAGTACTGGTGGAGGAACCttctatacataaataatctATTCGGTCTTAAAACAATG tGTATGAGTTGGAGCTGGTATTTATCTGCAGATATGCAATTCTTCATTATTGCTGTAGCGCTATTAATTTTGTCGACAAT gTACTTTTACATAGCAATAGCTATATTGAGTGCACTTTTAATAGGCTCAATTTTCCTTACCGGATATCTTTCATACATTTACGAATATATTCCGAC GTTGGACGAACAATACAGGCTTATGGATGTCTTATACTTTCCACCGTGGGTCAGAGCAAGTCCATATATCGTTGGAATGATTGCCGGTTACATTTTAACGCAACTAAACGGAAAGTTGCGTTTGAAGACG AGAACTGTAATTTTATGCTGGTGCTTTGGTAGTGCCTGCAACATTATTGTGGTATTCGGCACGTACAAGCGACAAATACCCATTTTACCTGCTGCTATTTATGCCGCATTGCACAAAGGCATTTGGGCCACAGGTATAGCATGGGTTACAATAGCGTGCCTTACTCAACACGGTG GCATCATTTATCGTATCTTATCATTTAAAGGATGGGCTCCTCTTAGCAGACTGTCGTATTGCGCTTATCTTATAAATCCTCTTGTTGTACATTCGATTCGCCTACTGAGTGAAACGTCTGTTCATTTTGAACTTGTTCCCTTG GGTATCGTGTTGATGGGATATCTTACAATTACTTATACATGTTCCTACGTATTGTCCTTGGTAGTAGAAACACCGTTCAACTTACTAGTACGACAAACCATGCAAGCTCGCAGTAAAAGAAAGTATAAGTGGCGTAACAGCgagaaattgtaa
- the LOC139818818 gene encoding uncharacterized protein, giving the protein MYWNRTAAGTVREEMPLSSITRGTSTSAPAATVESVNPGTSTSTSTQITSTCCTPPPSYHNINLPLGHPSTLTNERGAPPSYEEAIDPNAPPPSYDSLFGRMREARKISKGIFDFLKNIVVLLLGTIGCTIILGVTIVVPICMMVIGGLYLYDCPQGEYIPVYLLVGGGFGVFKQLLTLSARVRQRQEERDEERIRQSPTQTLINCFMLGWFIIGSMWVYKEYEPNYDPALGKYCNKTLYLFAFWLITSVYICMGIITAGLCSISVASIAFQRPPSDLM; this is encoded by the exons ATGTACTGGAACAGGACGGCAGCCGGTACCGTACGGGAAGAGATGCCTCTGAGCTCGATAACTCGGGGCACCTCCACGAGTGCCCCCGCGGCGACGGTGGAGAGCGTGAACCCTGGCACGAGCACGAGCACGAGCACGCAGATAACGTCGACCTGCTGCACCCCGCCGCCGTCCTACCACAACATCAACTTACCCCTAGGCCATCCCTCCACGTTGACCAACGAGCGTGGCGCGCCGCCCTCGTACGAAGAGGCGATAGATCCTAATG CACCGCCGCCGTCCTACGATTCCCTGTTCGGTCGTATGAGAGAAGCCCGTAAAATATCCAAAGGCATATTCGATTTCTTAAAGAATATCGTTGTCCTGCTCCTAGGCACAA TCGGGTGTACCATCATTCTCGGAGTGACGATAGTGGTACCAATTTGCATGATGGTGATCGGTGGACTGTATCTTTACGATTGTCCACAGGGTGAATACATTCCCGTATACTTGTTGGTAGGCGGTGGATTCGGAGTATTTAAGCAATTGTTAACTTTGTCAGCCAGAGTGCGGCAACGCCAAGAGgaaagagacgaagaaagGATCAGACAATCGCCTACGCAGACTCTGATCAATTGTTTTATGCTGGGATGGTTCATTATTG GTTCTATGTGGGTATACAAGGAATACGAGCCAAACTATGATCCAGCATTGGGAAAGTATTGCAATAAGACGCTATATTTATTCGCCTTTTGGCTGATTACGTCGGTCTACATATGCATGGGTATTATAACTGCCGGTCTGTGCAGCATCTCCGTAGCTAGCATCGCCTTTCAGAGACCACCGTCGGACTTGATGTGA